The following coding sequences lie in one Campylobacter concisus genomic window:
- a CDS encoding NAD-dependent epimerase yields MKILVTGTAGFIGFHLANALTKRGDDVVGYDVINDYYDVNLKLARLKTAGFETSEIDYGKLIVSKTHPNLKFIKADLADEKTMKELFGKEKFDVVVNLAAQAGVRYSLINPKAYIDSNITGFMNILECCRHNEIKNLVYASSSSVYGLNENMPFSTHEAVNHPISLYAATKKSNEMMAHTYSHLFNVPTTGLRFFTVYGPWGRPDMALFLFVDAALKDKTIDVFNYGKMKRDFTYVDDIVKGIIKCIDNPAKPNPNWDAKHPDPATSKAPFKVYNIGNNSPVELMDYIKAVEIKIGREIKKNFLPLQAGDVPATFADVSDLVADFDYKPNTKVNDGVAKFVEWYCKFYGVEI; encoded by the coding sequence ATGAAAATTTTAGTAACTGGAACAGCTGGATTTATAGGATTTCACTTGGCAAACGCCCTTACAAAAAGAGGTGATGATGTCGTTGGATATGACGTGATAAATGACTATTACGACGTAAATTTAAAGCTTGCACGCCTAAAAACGGCTGGCTTTGAGACTAGCGAGATAGACTACGGCAAGCTTATCGTCTCAAAAACACATCCAAATTTAAAATTTATAAAAGCAGACCTCGCTGATGAAAAGACGATGAAAGAGCTTTTTGGCAAAGAGAAATTTGATGTAGTGGTAAATTTAGCCGCACAAGCTGGCGTTCGCTACTCGCTCATAAATCCAAAAGCCTACATCGATAGCAACATCACAGGCTTTATGAATATCCTCGAATGCTGCCGCCACAATGAGATCAAAAATTTAGTCTATGCAAGCTCAAGCTCGGTTTATGGCCTAAATGAAAACATGCCATTTTCTACGCACGAGGCGGTAAATCACCCTATAAGCCTCTACGCAGCGACCAAAAAGAGCAACGAGATGATGGCGCACACTTATAGCCATCTATTTAATGTGCCAACGACTGGACTTCGCTTTTTTACGGTGTATGGACCATGGGGACGTCCTGATATGGCGCTATTTTTGTTTGTTGATGCTGCGCTTAAAGATAAAACTATCGACGTCTTTAACTACGGCAAGATGAAGCGCGACTTTACCTACGTGGACGACATCGTAAAGGGTATCATCAAGTGCATAGATAACCCTGCTAAGCCTAATCCAAACTGGGACGCAAAGCATCCAGATCCTGCCACTTCAAAAGCGCCGTTTAAGGTCTATAATATCGGTAACAACAGCCCAGTCGAGCTCATGGACTACATCAAAGCAGTTGAGATAAAGATCGGCCGCGAGATCAAGAAAAATTTTCTCCCACTTCAAGCAGGCGACGTGCCAGCGACATTTGCTGATGTGAGCGACTTGGTGGCTGACTTTGACTATAAGCCAAATACAAAAGTAAATGACGGCGTAGCTAAATTTGTTGAGTGGTACTGCAAGTTTTACGGAGTTGAGATTTAG